From Paenibacillus graminis, a single genomic window includes:
- a CDS encoding sugar phosphate isomerase/epimerase: MHQFMIGQYGGFDFNKYHRDFKPAFYGIEACSFPGDEDCRHLMKESRTKGFRVGVHYPFRANGSTIRDALFLSPDQDEREAAFEHIRAELEYLTSLKPEYVLFHYPKPVILDDRVDWKLWRFGDRREYVFESECTLGGLIERSEFLFEWLDLRSREYHFTPILEFDALNSYVYEHEFFENLLLKYPQIQLCLDTARLYLQDKLDPRFDAKAVLRKYAKYAGLLHLSTVQVNHTVQNSHYPVLPELSVKDGWAPIAEFLQIIREENNRVKIMFEHRSDLITDDQLQQCYDWVDGIVNGSVYF, from the coding sequence TTGCACCAGTTCATGATTGGGCAATACGGAGGATTTGACTTCAACAAATACCATCGGGATTTCAAGCCTGCATTCTACGGCATTGAAGCCTGCTCCTTCCCGGGAGATGAAGACTGCCGCCATTTAATGAAGGAATCAAGAACCAAAGGCTTTCGGGTAGGCGTTCATTATCCGTTCCGGGCGAATGGTTCAACCATACGGGATGCGCTGTTCCTCTCTCCTGACCAGGACGAACGCGAGGCTGCCTTTGAGCATATACGGGCTGAGCTTGAATATTTGACTTCGCTGAAGCCGGAATATGTATTGTTTCATTATCCGAAGCCGGTCATTCTGGATGACCGCGTAGACTGGAAGCTGTGGAGGTTCGGGGACCGCCGCGAGTACGTATTTGAAAGTGAGTGCACCTTAGGCGGGTTGATTGAACGCAGTGAATTCTTGTTTGAGTGGCTGGACCTCAGGAGCAGGGAGTATCATTTCACCCCTATTCTTGAATTCGACGCTTTGAACAGCTATGTTTACGAACATGAATTTTTTGAAAATCTATTGCTGAAGTACCCGCAGATTCAACTGTGCCTGGACACCGCTAGACTGTATCTGCAGGACAAGCTTGATCCCCGGTTTGACGCAAAAGCCGTCTTACGGAAGTATGCCAAATATGCCGGTCTGCTCCATCTCTCCACGGTTCAAGTCAATCACACGGTCCAGAACAGCCATTATCCGGTGCTGCCGGAGCTAAGCGTGAAGGACGGCTGGGCACCTATTGCCGAGTTTTTGCAGATCATCCGCGAGGAGAACAACCGGGTAAAAATTATGTTCGAACACCGCTCCGACTTGATCACTGACGACCAATTACAGCAGTGTTATGACTGGGTCGACGGCATTGTTAACGGTTCTGTATATTTCTAA
- a CDS encoding VOC family protein, whose product MAINVYFNFNGNAREAVEFYAEVFGTEAPRIMTFGEAPPDPSHPLPEEAKHLVMHAMLFIDGSPVMFSDVFPGMPYVEGNNVNLTLMSDDTGKIKDWFNKLKEGGTVIMDLQETFWSKCYGSLKDKFGIIWQLSHDNGQGAGNA is encoded by the coding sequence GTGGCAATTAATGTGTACTTCAATTTTAATGGAAATGCCCGTGAAGCTGTAGAGTTTTATGCCGAGGTATTTGGAACGGAAGCCCCGCGGATTATGACCTTTGGAGAAGCGCCCCCAGACCCTTCCCACCCTCTTCCCGAGGAGGCCAAACATCTGGTAATGCATGCCATGCTGTTCATTGACGGCAGTCCCGTGATGTTCTCGGATGTTTTCCCTGGCATGCCTTATGTAGAAGGGAACAACGTAAACCTTACGCTGATGAGCGACGATACCGGCAAAATCAAGGACTGGTTCAACAAGCTTAAAGAAGGCGGGACCGTCATCATGGATCTGCAGGAAACCTTCTGGAGCAAATGCTATGGCAGCCTGAAGGACAAATTCGGGATCATTTGGCAGCTAAGTCATGATAACGGCCAGGGCGCTGGCAACGCTTAA
- a CDS encoding hybrid sensor histidine kinase/response regulator: MMKKPVAFFLKNIAIVLMYLVILLGLRWLWFTAYAAPEHPQAVQGVLDLRSFDIENSRSITLDGEWEFYPEQFLTHEDFPQSGKDMEKHGLVKVPGDWSSGFTEEGHSSFGYGTYRLRILTGQPLKDPYGFWIQRIQAASEIEINGQKENPFGRLAEYKEGYTPRAVSYTATYTTGAKQEIELLVRAANFDHPRKGGIVRSIRFGSQAAVDTERWYSIGFQLVAFIIMLLHALYAGILYCFNRQKVFLLFFLLLVAVGMSIISDNDTLLRLWLPINYTWLLKIKLLSYMWLSFFMLQLSQSFSGRPKAGILFRSYAAVLGLYSAFIIIMPAEFILYTTPLFSILYLLPVAGVVWKIVQMVLGKQEDAVFLLCAAVAILSSVLWGALESTGSTSSFFYPVDIIIAIIGFSAYWFKRYFRNSEENLKLNRQLQDNDRLKDQFLANTSHELRTPLHGIISIAQTVAAKEHAVMDQKSVQDMDLLLTISRRMSHLLNDLLDVTRLQDKRIVLQREPLSIQSLVSGVIDMFEFMTEGRALTLKNNIAGSLPPVFADEKRLVQILFNLLHNAVKYTIEGSIAVTAETQGKQMIIHVADTGAGMDEETLSRIFKRYEQGQQGINDGGGIGLGLSICKQLVELHHGTLTVRSQPGQGSEFTFTLPLAEVTGQPSSPFSRQELPKNAESTRPSIPAHSPLADLSTIWSAAHSVESEGAGGRIHILAVDDDSVNLKVLASILSTENYHIRTALSAHEALAMLGTEQWDLLIADVMMPHMSGYELTRIVRERFSLSELPILLLTARTQPEDIYTGFLSGANDYLVKPVDGLELKYRVRSLTGLKQSIDEMLRMEAAYLQAQIQPHFLFNTLNSIMALSEIDTAKMRDLSEAFSSYLRISFDYMNSHQRVALSHELELVRAYVYIEQARFEERLAVEWDIEDGINPSLPPLTLQPLVENAVRHGLLSRSRGGLLTIRIRSSGGFTFFEVRDNGKGMTQEQVSRLLDNSRKFSRGIGLLNTNRRLTQLYGRGLSIQSEPGQGTSVSFMIPEPGNPEGK; this comes from the coding sequence ATGATGAAGAAACCCGTTGCTTTTTTTCTGAAAAACATAGCTATAGTCTTGATGTATCTGGTCATCCTTTTAGGACTGCGCTGGCTTTGGTTCACAGCTTATGCCGCACCCGAGCACCCACAGGCGGTTCAGGGCGTGCTGGATTTGCGCAGCTTTGATATTGAAAACTCCCGGTCGATTACATTGGATGGCGAATGGGAGTTTTACCCTGAACAATTTTTAACACATGAGGATTTCCCTCAGTCCGGTAAAGACATGGAGAAGCATGGTCTTGTGAAAGTTCCGGGTGACTGGAGCAGCGGATTTACGGAAGAAGGCCATTCCTCCTTCGGATACGGGACATACAGACTGCGGATTCTGACCGGCCAGCCGCTAAAAGACCCCTACGGTTTCTGGATTCAGCGCATTCAGGCGGCCTCGGAGATTGAGATTAACGGACAGAAGGAGAATCCCTTTGGCCGTTTGGCGGAATACAAGGAAGGTTATACCCCTAGGGCAGTGTCCTACACCGCGACTTATACAACCGGAGCAAAGCAGGAGATTGAGCTGCTCGTCCGCGCCGCCAATTTCGACCACCCCCGGAAAGGGGGCATCGTCCGTTCCATCCGCTTCGGATCACAAGCTGCGGTAGATACGGAGCGCTGGTATTCCATTGGCTTTCAGCTGGTCGCATTCATTATTATGCTGCTGCACGCCTTGTATGCAGGGATTTTATATTGCTTTAACCGGCAAAAAGTCTTTCTTCTTTTTTTCCTGCTCCTTGTCGCAGTCGGCATGTCCATCATCTCGGATAATGATACACTGCTGAGGCTCTGGCTGCCGATTAATTATACCTGGCTGCTGAAGATTAAGCTTTTGTCTTATATGTGGCTGTCTTTTTTTATGCTGCAGCTGTCACAAAGCTTCTCGGGAAGGCCGAAGGCCGGTATTCTTTTCAGAAGCTATGCTGCGGTACTGGGCCTGTATTCGGCTTTTATCATAATTATGCCTGCAGAATTTATTCTGTACACTACTCCCTTGTTCAGTATTTTGTATCTGCTCCCTGTAGCCGGTGTTGTCTGGAAGATTGTGCAAATGGTGCTGGGAAAACAAGAGGATGCCGTATTTCTGCTGTGTGCCGCGGTCGCCATCCTGTCCAGTGTGCTTTGGGGTGCTTTGGAATCCACGGGAAGTACCAGCAGCTTCTTTTATCCTGTTGATATTATTATTGCAATTATCGGGTTCTCCGCTTATTGGTTCAAGCGTTACTTCCGTAATTCGGAGGAGAACCTCAAGCTGAACCGGCAACTGCAGGATAATGACCGTCTAAAGGACCAGTTCCTGGCTAATACTTCGCATGAGCTTAGGACGCCGCTTCATGGCATTATCAGTATTGCCCAGACTGTCGCAGCCAAGGAACATGCCGTGATGGACCAGAAAAGTGTACAGGACATGGATCTGCTCCTGACCATCAGCCGCCGGATGTCACATCTGCTGAATGACCTGCTGGACGTAACCCGGCTTCAGGATAAACGGATTGTGCTGCAGCGGGAGCCGCTGTCTATCCAGTCGCTGGTCTCCGGCGTGATTGATATGTTCGAATTTATGACAGAGGGCCGGGCGCTCACTTTGAAAAACAACATTGCCGGCTCTCTTCCTCCGGTGTTCGCAGATGAGAAGCGACTGGTCCAGATTCTATTCAATCTGCTGCACAATGCAGTCAAATATACGATTGAAGGCAGTATAGCTGTAACTGCAGAAACTCAGGGCAAGCAAATGATCATTCATGTTGCCGATACAGGGGCCGGTATGGATGAGGAGACACTCAGCCGGATATTCAAACGCTATGAGCAAGGGCAGCAGGGGATTAATGACGGGGGCGGAATCGGCCTCGGGCTGAGCATTTGCAAACAACTCGTTGAGCTTCATCATGGAACCCTGACGGTCCGTTCACAACCAGGGCAAGGCTCGGAGTTCACCTTCACTCTTCCCCTGGCAGAGGTAACCGGCCAACCTTCTTCCCCATTTTCCAGGCAAGAGCTGCCGAAAAATGCGGAATCAACCAGACCTTCCATTCCGGCACACAGCCCTCTCGCAGACTTGTCCACAATCTGGAGCGCTGCGCATTCCGTAGAATCAGAAGGGGCTGGCGGCCGGATCCATATTCTGGCCGTGGATGATGATTCCGTTAATCTCAAGGTACTGGCCAGTATCCTCTCTACAGAGAATTACCATATCAGGACCGCGCTAAGCGCTCATGAAGCCTTGGCCATGCTGGGAACAGAGCAGTGGGATCTGCTGATCGCCGATGTGATGATGCCGCACATGTCCGGCTATGAGCTGACGCGAATTGTGCGTGAGCGTTTTTCATTATCGGAGCTGCCCATTCTGCTTCTGACGGCCCGCACACAGCCTGAAGATATTTATACCGGATTTCTGTCCGGTGCGAACGATTACCTGGTCAAACCGGTTGACGGATTGGAGCTGAAATACAGAGTCCGTTCGCTAACGGGACTGAAGCAATCCATAGATGAGATGCTGCGTATGGAAGCCGCCTATCTCCAGGCGCAGATTCAGCCGCACTTTTTGTTCAACACTTTAAATTCAATTATGGCCTTAAGCGAAATCGATACCGCCAAAATGCGCGATCTCAGTGAGGCGTTCTCCTCCTATTTGCGGATCAGCTTCGATTATATGAATTCGCACCAGCGGGTTGCGCTCTCCCATGAGCTGGAACTGGTCCGGGCTTATGTGTATATCGAGCAAGCCCGGTTCGAAGAAAGGCTGGCCGTCGAATGGGATATCGAGGACGGGATTAATCCTTCACTCCCGCCCCTAACGCTGCAGCCTCTGGTGGAGAACGCGGTCAGACACGGTCTGCTTAGCCGCTCGCGCGGAGGCCTGCTGACCATCCGCATTCGCAGCAGCGGAGGCTTCACTTTCTTCGAGGTCAGGGACAACGGGAAAGGCATGACGCAGGAACAGGTCAGCCGCCTCCTGGACAATTCCCGCAAATTCAGCCGCGGGATCGGCCTGCTCAATACAAACCGCCGTCTGACCCAATTGTATGGCCGCGGACTGTCTATTCAGAGTGAGCCGGGACAAGGAACCTCTGTCTCTTTTATGATACCGGAACCGGGTAACCCGGAAGGAAAATGA
- a CDS encoding CBS domain-containing protein: MEISAFLLPKDQVSYITSSITMLEALEQLEHHYYSAIPIINEEGKYVGTLSEGDLLWKFKNTAGLNFENMREVTVSEIQQHVHNESVEIHAQMEDMLTLAADQNFVPVVDDKGIFLGIIRRKDIIEYYTRNITD; encoded by the coding sequence ATGGAAATATCCGCCTTTTTGCTGCCCAAAGATCAGGTATCGTACATTACTTCTTCAATCACTATGCTGGAAGCCCTTGAACAACTGGAGCATCATTATTATTCAGCCATTCCGATTATTAATGAAGAAGGCAAATATGTAGGAACCCTATCCGAGGGCGACTTATTGTGGAAATTTAAGAATACTGCCGGCCTGAATTTTGAGAATATGCGTGAAGTGACCGTAAGCGAAATTCAGCAGCATGTGCACAACGAGAGCGTCGAGATTCACGCCCAGATGGAGGATATGCTAACACTGGCGGCTGACCAGAACTTCGTTCCGGTTGTCGATGACAAGGGAATCTTTCTGGGCATCATCCGCCGGAAAGATATCATTGAATATTACACCCGGAATATCACCGATTAG
- a CDS encoding STAS domain-containing protein, whose amino-acid sequence MSEIVIDMPEMFSVEEASEFREKIRGHIDEGFSSFVLDFGGCAFIDSTGLGVIVSSYKKCVENGGTIKLKALNANVLKIFELTRLTHVFEIV is encoded by the coding sequence TTGAGTGAAATTGTAATTGACATGCCGGAGATGTTCTCCGTGGAAGAGGCCAGTGAATTCAGAGAAAAGATCAGGGGACATATTGACGAGGGGTTCTCCAGCTTTGTGCTTGATTTTGGCGGCTGCGCCTTTATCGACAGCACCGGGCTTGGGGTGATTGTCAGCTCTTACAAGAAATGCGTAGAGAATGGCGGCACCATAAAACTTAAGGCACTAAATGCCAATGTGCTGAAGATTTTCGAATTAACCAGATTGACCCATGTGTTTGAAATTGTATAA
- a CDS encoding methyl-accepting chemotaxis protein, which translates to MKLSLKVKISILLFLIISVPLAISGIISYNLASNTLQQTIEEELRDTTASAAKAVDSELDAVGSYLSIASKNDTLAAFAANPAGDAAKKKAYTYISGIQQDHAKQLESLMIAGTDGQVLLTSSSGNPGISAQDQDYFQQALQGKEAISEVLFSKDSNQHIVAIARPLEQNGQITGVLIGTVMFNSLSAPVAEVKIGDSGYGYMIDRTGLIVYHPEQGKILKETLDGNSNKELNALVQVMKSGKASDGFYTYEGVHKYMSFQPAGNWVVATTANVQDYMAPATEIRNTTLIIIIAFILIALLVAYFFTTRNIVNPVIKLEQAMSRAGEGNLTVHTSIRSGDELQELSEAFNTMIDKQKAIIEKVRAGSVSLTSMSEEMAASSEEISASIEEISSSTQEIAAGAENNNQSVVNASQVLVQLSSLVQMAQSKAAATSGNADITNQAAQRGRAQVMDTVEAMNTISSSTQETEEQLQAVSELSDQVSTIIGTINAIAQQTNLLALNAAIEAARAGEHGRGFSVVAEEVRKLSDETHRQATEISALVSDMITRITQAVDSMRGATEAVEGGVRVVTETDHAFVHIINSVELITGSVKEILDITQDEVATSDQIIKLIDSMGSISELAAINSENVSSATEEQAATVTNFAASAQEVSAMANELEILVEKFIIRGEQVE; encoded by the coding sequence GTGAAATTAAGTTTGAAAGTAAAGATAAGCATCCTGCTGTTTCTGATTATCAGTGTGCCGTTGGCGATTTCAGGCATTATTTCTTATAATCTGGCCTCTAACACACTGCAGCAGACCATTGAAGAGGAGCTGCGTGATACCACAGCCTCGGCAGCAAAAGCGGTTGATTCCGAACTTGATGCTGTGGGGAGTTATCTAAGTATAGCGAGCAAAAACGATACTCTGGCCGCCTTTGCCGCTAACCCGGCCGGTGATGCTGCCAAAAAAAAGGCTTATACCTATATTTCCGGGATACAGCAGGATCATGCGAAGCAGCTGGAGTCGTTAATGATCGCCGGCACGGACGGACAAGTGCTGCTCACCAGCAGCTCGGGGAATCCTGGTATAAGTGCGCAGGACCAGGATTATTTTCAACAGGCTCTGCAGGGGAAAGAGGCCATCAGTGAAGTCCTTTTCTCCAAAGACAGCAACCAGCATATTGTCGCCATCGCCCGGCCGCTGGAGCAGAATGGACAAATTACCGGTGTGCTGATCGGAACGGTTATGTTCAATTCCCTTTCCGCACCGGTAGCGGAGGTCAAGATTGGTGACAGCGGTTATGGATACATGATCGATCGGACGGGTCTGATTGTCTATCATCCGGAACAAGGCAAGATTCTTAAGGAGACGCTGGACGGCAACAGCAACAAGGAATTGAATGCTCTCGTCCAGGTCATGAAAAGCGGCAAGGCCTCCGACGGCTTCTACACCTATGAAGGCGTACATAAATATATGTCCTTCCAGCCTGCGGGGAACTGGGTAGTGGCCACTACCGCCAATGTCCAGGATTATATGGCCCCGGCAACGGAAATCCGCAACACAACCCTGATCATTATTATAGCCTTCATATTGATCGCCTTACTGGTGGCTTATTTCTTCACTACGCGGAATATTGTGAATCCGGTTATTAAGCTGGAACAGGCAATGTCACGTGCCGGTGAAGGCAATCTGACCGTTCATACCTCCATCCGCTCGGGAGACGAGCTGCAGGAGCTGAGTGAAGCTTTCAATACGATGATTGACAAGCAGAAGGCCATCATTGAAAAGGTAAGGGCAGGTTCGGTCTCCCTGACCTCGATGTCGGAAGAAATGGCAGCCTCTTCGGAGGAAATCAGCGCATCGATTGAGGAGATCAGTTCGAGTACTCAGGAAATTGCCGCTGGAGCGGAGAACAACAACCAGTCAGTTGTAAATGCCTCCCAGGTGCTGGTGCAGCTCTCCAGTCTGGTGCAGATGGCCCAGAGCAAAGCAGCGGCTACTTCCGGCAATGCGGATATCACCAATCAGGCGGCCCAGCGGGGAAGAGCGCAGGTGATGGACACTGTTGAAGCGATGAACACCATCAGCAGCAGCACTCAGGAGACGGAAGAGCAGCTGCAGGCCGTTAGTGAGCTGTCAGACCAGGTATCCACAATCATTGGCACGATCAACGCGATTGCCCAGCAAACCAATTTGCTGGCACTCAATGCGGCTATTGAAGCGGCACGGGCAGGGGAACATGGCCGGGGGTTCAGTGTGGTGGCCGAAGAGGTGCGGAAGCTGTCAGATGAAACCCATAGGCAGGCGACTGAAATCTCAGCTCTGGTGAGCGACATGATAACGCGGATTACTCAGGCGGTAGATTCCATGAGAGGGGCAACAGAGGCGGTTGAGGGCGGCGTACGCGTGGTGACCGAGACGGATCATGCCTTTGTACATATTATCAATTCTGTTGAGCTTATTACGGGCAGTGTTAAGGAGATTCTGGATATTACCCAAGACGAGGTGGCAACCTCCGATCAGATTATCAAGCTGATTGATTCCATGGGGTCCATTTCGGAACTGGCAGCCATCAACAGCGAGAATGTATCCAGTGCGACAGAGGAGCAGGCGGCAACCGTTACAAACTTTGCAGCTTCAGCCCAGGAAGTAAGCGCCATGGCGAATGAACTGGAGATTCTCGTAGAGAAATTTATAATCAGGGGTGAGCAGGTTGAGTGA
- a CDS encoding ATP-binding protein, translated as MNAVQKEIRLYGLEQHQGIIDGIIQELGLEDYAFDIRLILIEAITNAYYHGNLSDCTKPIIVRYLLSGKQLELQVEDSGEGSGSLVFPEAISSDELLDEGGRGLYLIRCFSDKAEMICNTMYISKCVCPS; from the coding sequence ATGAACGCTGTTCAAAAGGAAATTCGGCTCTATGGATTGGAGCAGCATCAGGGAATCATCGACGGGATTATTCAGGAGCTTGGACTGGAGGACTATGCGTTTGATATTCGGCTGATTCTAATTGAGGCCATCACCAATGCCTACTATCACGGTAATCTTAGCGACTGCACCAAGCCGATTATTGTCCGGTATCTGCTTAGCGGCAAGCAGCTTGAGCTCCAGGTCGAGGACTCAGGAGAAGGATCAGGGTCTTTGGTGTTCCCGGAAGCGATCAGCAGTGATGAGCTGCTGGATGAAGGCGGGAGAGGTCTATACCTTATCCGCTGCTTCTCGGACAAGGCAGAGATGATTTGCAACACCATGTACATAAGTAAGTGTGTATGTCCTTCGTAG
- a CDS encoding PAS domain S-box protein: MAVDKQCKNLYRSPSPAQCMEHYGCIYENNHLITLLVDPVDGSITDANRAACDFYGYPLRIFRKLHITDLQADQASGMETFIKHGMPGGAHGRNRVYMDKHMLAGGQQIDVEIHTGMMSMLGKSCIYTVIHDISERVRSEQRLRESEERYRDLVELCPEAILVYSGGRILFANKQSEKMFGKKKKELIGQRIEAFFSEEYLKSAKYNKLMAWGATVKERFRIEQRLIRYDKRIFDVEISGVPIIYEEEKALQLVLRDITESKKEVERAVKLQNHRHTVVFPLEDKAELEKLYIPARTLSGDFFIFHKIDEERVIGMIGDVTGKGITAALNISALRVLFADCLEVTVDPLQAIKELNQKAMLHLGEDYIAACCFQLDFGAGVLKAAGAGINEFIYVPKDQDSQCLTVRGAPLGMFGNSEFEEITIPFYSGDRFCFYSDGMELLFGSQELSRSYEYLTDKVAEAPLQDDCTWLNLSIK; encoded by the coding sequence ATGGCAGTAGACAAACAATGCAAAAATCTGTACAGGAGCCCCAGCCCGGCACAGTGCATGGAGCATTATGGCTGCATTTATGAGAACAATCATCTGATCACTTTGCTGGTGGACCCCGTGGATGGTTCCATCACCGATGCCAACCGCGCAGCCTGTGATTTCTACGGATATCCGCTCCGCATCTTCCGGAAGCTCCATATTACCGATCTGCAGGCGGATCAAGCATCCGGGATGGAAACATTCATCAAGCACGGGATGCCTGGCGGGGCGCATGGCAGAAACAGGGTTTATATGGACAAGCACATGCTCGCGGGAGGACAGCAGATTGATGTGGAGATTCACACCGGGATGATGTCCATGCTGGGGAAGTCATGTATCTATACAGTGATTCACGATATCAGCGAACGTGTGCGCTCTGAGCAGCGGCTTCGGGAGAGTGAGGAGCGGTACAGGGATCTGGTCGAGCTATGCCCCGAAGCCATCCTGGTCTACAGCGGAGGCAGGATTCTGTTTGCCAACAAGCAAAGTGAAAAAATGTTTGGCAAAAAGAAAAAAGAGCTGATCGGCCAGAGGATCGAAGCTTTTTTTAGCGAGGAATATCTTAAAAGCGCCAAATATAATAAGCTCATGGCCTGGGGGGCAACGGTCAAAGAGAGGTTCCGTATTGAACAGCGGCTGATCCGCTATGACAAACGGATTTTTGATGTGGAGATTTCAGGGGTGCCGATTATTTATGAGGAAGAAAAAGCGCTGCAGCTGGTGCTGAGGGACATCACGGAGAGCAAAAAAGAAGTGGAGCGGGCGGTTAAGCTGCAGAATCACCGGCATACTGTAGTTTTTCCGCTGGAAGACAAGGCAGAGCTGGAGAAGCTGTATATTCCGGCACGAACCCTTAGCGGGGATTTCTTCATTTTTCATAAGATTGATGAGGAGCGGGTGATCGGCATGATCGGGGATGTGACCGGCAAGGGGATCACGGCCGCACTGAACATATCAGCTCTCCGGGTGCTGTTTGCGGATTGTCTGGAGGTTACCGTTGATCCGCTGCAGGCCATCAAGGAGCTGAACCAGAAGGCAATGCTGCATCTGGGCGAAGATTATATTGCCGCCTGCTGCTTTCAGCTCGATTTTGGAGCAGGTGTGCTGAAGGCGGCGGGTGCAGGGATTAATGAATTTATCTATGTGCCAAAGGACCAGGATAGCCAATGCCTTACGGTGAGGGGCGCGCCGCTTGGCATGTTCGGAAACAGCGAGTTTGAGGAGATTACCATCCCCTTTTACTCCGGGGACCGTTTTTGCTTCTACAGCGACGGGATGGAGCTTCTCTTTGGCAGTCAGGAACTGAGCCGCAGCTATGAGTATCTGACGGACAAAGTTGCTGAGGCTCCGCTGCAGGATGACTGCACCTGGCTTAACCTGAGCATTAAATGA
- the map gene encoding type I methionyl aminopeptidase: MIIMKTMEEIEKMRAAGKILAECHRQIAQMIQPGITTWEIDQFAEKFILSQGATPEQKGYHGYPYATCASVNDVICHGFPKREELKDGDIVTIDMVVNLNGWLADSAWSYAVGSISEQAQKLLDTTKESLFKGIEQAVAGNRIGDVAHAVQVYAESNGFSVVRDFIGHGIGSEMHEAPEVPHYGPAGKGPRIKEGMVFTIEPMLNTGSYRTKVDADGWTARTIDGGLSAQYEHTLAITPQGTIILTEL; this comes from the coding sequence ATGATCATCATGAAAACAATGGAAGAGATTGAAAAAATGCGGGCAGCCGGCAAAATTCTTGCGGAATGCCACCGGCAGATCGCTCAAATGATCCAACCCGGAATAACCACCTGGGAAATCGATCAGTTTGCAGAGAAATTCATCCTCTCCCAAGGAGCAACCCCGGAGCAAAAAGGCTATCACGGCTATCCTTACGCAACCTGCGCATCCGTAAATGATGTGATCTGCCATGGATTTCCGAAGCGGGAGGAGCTGAAAGACGGGGATATCGTGACCATTGATATGGTTGTGAACCTGAACGGCTGGCTGGCCGATTCGGCTTGGTCCTACGCAGTCGGCAGCATCAGCGAACAGGCACAGAAGCTGCTGGATACCACTAAAGAATCTTTGTTCAAAGGCATTGAGCAAGCCGTCGCCGGCAACCGGATCGGAGATGTCGCCCATGCCGTACAGGTCTATGCCGAGTCGAATGGCTTCTCGGTCGTGCGTGACTTTATCGGGCATGGCATCGGCTCCGAGATGCATGAAGCACCTGAGGTGCCGCATTATGGACCTGCAGGCAAGGGACCGCGCATCAAGGAAGGTATGGTATTTACCATCGAGCCGATGCTGAACACCGGAAGCTACCGTACCAAGGTCGATGCGGACGGATGGACTGCACGCACCATCGACGGCGGCCTGTCCGCACAGTATGAGCATACGCTCGCCATTACTCCGCAAGGCACCATTATTTTAACAGAGCTGTAA